The Metabacillus sediminilitoris genome window below encodes:
- the recN gene encoding DNA repair protein RecN, with protein sequence MLAELSIKNFAIIEALTISFEKGLTVLTGETGAGKSIIIDAIHLLAGARGSSEFVRYGEKRAELEGLFLLDDDHHPVYSKCEEFGIDVSDGMIVLRRDLSSSGKSICRINGKLVTLAILREIGQYLVDIHGQHDNQELMNADNHLSLLDQYGGQKVKQALEIYRDIFKNYDMLRKKITQLSDNEQEMAHRLDLLQFQLDEIESAELKPNEDVLLLEEKNQIANFEKVYDSLHNSYNALHGEHKGLDWVGHAMSNLEDVASINETLKGLSETISNAYYLLEDLSYQVRNELESLEFDPERLNFVESRLNEINHLKRKYGQTVEEILVYSAKIEEEIDTIQNRESHLDKLQKELQSILQDLSIEAKNVTSIRNNYAKILIEEIHRELKELYMEKTTFDVNFSSKMTAENELKYTASGIDEVEFYLSTNPGEPLKPLNKTASGGELSRIMLAMKSIFSQHQGITSIIFDEVDTGVSGRVAQAIAEKIYRVSIGSQVLCITHLPQVAAMADTHLYIAKQTKSGRTKTSVKPLADEEKIKEIGRMIAGVEVTELSKEHAKELLSLAHTSKG encoded by the coding sequence TTGTTAGCGGAATTATCGATTAAAAACTTTGCCATAATAGAAGCATTAACAATTTCCTTTGAAAAAGGACTTACAGTTTTAACTGGAGAAACTGGCGCAGGTAAATCCATTATCATTGATGCGATTCATTTGTTAGCTGGAGCTAGAGGATCTTCTGAATTCGTTCGCTATGGTGAAAAACGAGCTGAGCTTGAAGGTCTTTTTCTTTTAGACGATGACCATCATCCTGTTTACTCAAAATGTGAAGAGTTTGGGATTGATGTAAGTGACGGGATGATCGTGTTACGGAGAGATTTATCCTCTTCTGGTAAAAGTATTTGTCGGATTAATGGAAAGCTTGTTACACTGGCTATTTTAAGAGAAATCGGGCAATATTTAGTTGACATACATGGTCAGCATGATAACCAAGAATTGATGAATGCAGATAATCATCTTAGCCTTCTTGATCAGTATGGCGGACAGAAAGTCAAGCAAGCACTTGAAATTTATCGTGATATTTTTAAAAATTATGATATGCTGCGAAAAAAAATTACTCAGCTTTCGGATAACGAGCAAGAAATGGCTCATCGTCTCGATTTGCTTCAATTTCAACTAGATGAAATCGAGAGTGCGGAATTAAAGCCAAATGAGGATGTTCTCCTTCTAGAGGAAAAAAATCAAATTGCTAATTTTGAAAAAGTATATGATTCATTGCATAATTCCTATAATGCGCTACATGGAGAACATAAAGGATTAGATTGGGTCGGACATGCAATGAGTAATTTAGAAGATGTTGCCTCTATCAATGAAACATTAAAAGGACTATCTGAAACCATTTCAAATGCATATTATTTATTAGAAGATCTTTCCTATCAAGTTAGAAATGAATTAGAATCGCTTGAATTTGATCCAGAGCGCTTGAATTTTGTTGAAAGCCGGTTAAATGAAATTAATCATTTAAAACGAAAATATGGACAAACTGTTGAAGAAATTCTTGTTTATTCAGCGAAAATAGAAGAAGAAATTGATACAATTCAAAATCGGGAAAGTCATTTAGATAAATTGCAAAAAGAGTTGCAATCTATCCTGCAAGATCTGTCAATAGAAGCAAAAAATGTCACAAGTATTCGTAATAACTATGCGAAAATACTGATAGAAGAAATTCATCGGGAATTAAAAGAATTATATATGGAGAAAACGACGTTTGATGTAAATTTTTCTTCTAAAATGACTGCAGAGAACGAGTTGAAATATACAGCAAGTGGGATTGATGAAGTTGAATTTTATCTATCAACAAATCCTGGAGAGCCATTAAAACCTCTAAATAAAACAGCTTCAGGTGGGGAGCTTTCTCGTATTATGCTTGCGATGAAAAGTATATTCTCTCAACATCAAGGGATAACTTCAATTATATTTGATGAAGTTGATACAGGTGTAAGCGGCCGAGTTGCACAAGCAATCGCCGAAAAAATTTACCGGGTTTCAATCGGTTCACAAGTCTTATGTATCACTCATCTACCACAGGTGGCAGCAATGGCTGATACACATTTATATATTGCAAAGCAAACAAAGTCAGGTCGAACAAAAACGAGTGTAAAACCACTTGCTGACGAAGAGAAAATAAAAGAAATCGGCCGTATGATTGCAGGTGTCGAGGTAACAGAGCTCTCTAAGGAACATGCAAAAGAGTTGCTTTCTCTTGCACATACTTCCAAAGGTTAA
- the ahrC gene encoding transcriptional regulator AhrC/ArgR yields MNKGQRHIKIREIISNNDIETQDELVDILKGMGFNVTQATVSRDIKELHLVKVPMMDGRYKYSLPADQRFNPLQKLKRSLMDAFIKIDSAGHMIVMKTLPGNANAIGALIDNLDWDEVLGTICGDDTILIICRTSDDTKSISERFLDML; encoded by the coding sequence ATGAATAAAGGACAAAGACATATAAAAATCCGAGAAATTATCTCAAATAATGATATTGAAACACAGGATGAATTAGTTGATATATTAAAAGGAATGGGATTTAATGTAACACAAGCAACGGTTTCTCGTGATATTAAAGAACTTCATTTAGTTAAAGTTCCAATGATGGATGGCCGCTATAAATACAGTTTACCTGCTGACCAGCGCTTTAATCCATTACAAAAATTAAAACGATCACTTATGGATGCATTTATAAAAATTGACTCTGCAGGCCATATGATCGTAATGAAGACATTGCCGGGAAATGCAAATGCAATTGGTGCTTTAATTGACAATCTTGATTGGGATGAGGTCCTAGGAACGATTTGCGGTGATGATACCATTTTAATTATCTGTAGAACGTCTGATGATACGAAATCAATTTCAGAACGCTTTTTAGATATGCTGTAA
- a CDS encoding TlyA family RNA methyltransferase codes for MSGKKERLDILLVENGLFETREKAKRAIMAGLVYGNEERLDKPGEKVSRDLTLTIKGNTLPYVSRGGLKLEKALNEFDLTIQDKIMIDIGSSTGGFTDCALQNGVRLSYAVDVGYNQLAWKLRQDERVVVMERTNFRYSTPADFEKGMPEFATIDVSFISLKIILPVLKTILVPHSDIIALVKPQFEAGRELVGKKGIVRDPGVHELVLNEIISFSLKEGYDIYNLSYSPITGGDGNIEFLIHLRFEGAQEVGKNQFALPVRAVVDQAHKTLKENKQKEKQEG; via the coding sequence ATGAGCGGGAAAAAGGAAAGACTGGATATTTTATTGGTTGAAAATGGGTTATTTGAAACAAGAGAAAAAGCAAAGCGTGCTATAATGGCAGGACTTGTTTATGGCAATGAAGAACGCTTAGATAAGCCCGGTGAAAAGGTCTCACGTGACCTCACTTTAACGATAAAAGGGAATACTCTTCCATATGTAAGCCGTGGTGGATTAAAGCTTGAAAAAGCGTTAAATGAATTTGATTTAACTATACAAGATAAAATCATGATTGATATAGGTTCATCAACAGGTGGCTTTACAGACTGTGCGCTGCAAAATGGTGTTAGACTCTCGTATGCAGTAGATGTAGGTTACAATCAATTAGCATGGAAACTACGTCAAGATGAAAGAGTTGTCGTTATGGAGCGTACGAATTTTCGATATTCAACTCCAGCAGACTTTGAAAAGGGTATGCCGGAATTCGCTACGATCGATGTGTCATTCATCTCGCTAAAGATTATATTACCTGTATTAAAAACAATTTTAGTTCCGCATAGCGACATAATTGCTTTGGTTAAACCTCAGTTTGAAGCGGGCAGAGAACTTGTCGGGAAAAAAGGGATTGTTCGTGATCCGGGTGTTCACGAGTTAGTTTTAAATGAAATCATAAGCTTTTCTCTAAAAGAAGGCTATGATATTTATAACTTATCTTACTCACCGATTACAGGCGGAGATGGGAACATTGAGTTTTTGATACACTTACGTTTTGAAGGGGCACAGGAGGTAGGTAAAAATCAATTTGCCCTTCCTGTAAGAGCTGTTGTAGATCAAGCACATAAAACTTTAAAAGAAAACAAACAAAAAGAAAAGCAGGAAGGATAG
- the dxs gene encoding 1-deoxy-D-xylulose-5-phosphate synthase, with protein MDLLSIKDPSFLKNLSNKELEKLSNEIRKFLVEKLSETGGHIGPNLGVVELTVALHKVFDSPKDKFIWDVGHQSYVHKILTGRAKEFDTLRQYKGLCGFPKRNESEHDVWETGHSSTSLSAAMGMVIARDIKKTNEHIIPIIGDGALTGGMALEALNHIGHEQKDIIVVLNDNEMSIAPNVGALHNVLGRLRTAGKYQWAKDELEYILKKIPAVGGKLASTAERVKDSLKYLLVSGVFFEELGFTYLGPVDGHNYEALFENLQYAKKTSGPVLLHVLTKKGKGYEPAETDTIGTWHGTGPYKIETGDFLKPKVIGPAWSKVVSETVRKLAREDGRIVAITPAMPVGSKLEAFAEEFPDRMFDVGIAEQHATTLAAGLATQNMKPFLAIYSTFLQRAYDQVVHDICRQNLNVFIGIDRAGLVGADGETHQGVFDIAFLRHIPNIVLMMAKDENEGQHLVNTALKYNDGPIALRYARGNGIGVKMDDNLKEIPIGTWEVLREGKDAVILTFGTTIEMAMEAADELAKQGKSIRVINARFIKPLDEKMLHEILKEDIPVLTIEEAILQGGFGSSVLEFAQENSYSHATISRIGIPDRFIEHGSVSKLLEEIGMTTENVVTLLNELVPINEKKVLRS; from the coding sequence TTGGATCTTCTATCCATTAAAGACCCGAGTTTTTTAAAAAATTTATCAAATAAAGAACTTGAAAAACTTAGTAATGAAATTCGTAAATTTTTAGTTGAAAAGCTTTCAGAAACAGGCGGACATATCGGACCTAATCTAGGTGTTGTTGAACTAACAGTTGCCCTCCATAAAGTATTCGACAGTCCAAAGGATAAATTTATTTGGGATGTTGGACATCAGTCCTATGTGCATAAAATTTTGACAGGTCGAGCAAAAGAATTTGATACATTGCGCCAATATAAAGGATTGTGCGGTTTTCCAAAACGAAATGAAAGTGAACACGATGTATGGGAAACAGGTCATAGCTCCACTTCTTTATCTGCAGCAATGGGAATGGTTATTGCCAGGGATATAAAGAAAACAAATGAACATATCATTCCAATTATAGGTGATGGAGCACTAACTGGAGGTATGGCGTTAGAAGCGTTAAACCATATTGGTCATGAGCAAAAGGATATCATTGTTGTTTTAAATGACAATGAGATGTCGATTGCTCCAAATGTTGGGGCTCTTCATAATGTTTTAGGTCGTCTAAGAACAGCTGGTAAATATCAATGGGCTAAAGATGAACTTGAATATATCTTGAAGAAAATTCCTGCTGTTGGCGGGAAATTAGCGTCCACAGCTGAACGAGTAAAGGACAGTTTAAAATATTTGCTTGTATCGGGCGTGTTTTTTGAAGAGTTAGGATTTACTTATTTAGGTCCAGTCGACGGACATAACTATGAAGCGTTATTTGAAAATCTTCAATATGCTAAAAAAACCTCAGGGCCCGTTTTACTACATGTCCTCACGAAAAAAGGTAAAGGATATGAGCCGGCTGAAACAGATACCATTGGTACTTGGCACGGTACAGGTCCATATAAAATCGAAACAGGTGATTTCTTAAAGCCTAAAGTAATCGGACCAGCCTGGAGTAAAGTTGTAAGTGAAACAGTACGGAAGCTTGCACGTGAGGATGGCAGAATTGTTGCGATAACCCCTGCTATGCCAGTTGGTTCAAAGCTTGAAGCTTTTGCTGAGGAATTTCCTGATCGCATGTTTGATGTTGGTATAGCTGAACAGCATGCAACTACTTTGGCTGCTGGTTTAGCTACTCAAAATATGAAGCCATTTTTAGCGATTTACTCAACGTTTTTACAGCGTGCGTATGATCAAGTTGTTCATGATATTTGCCGTCAAAATTTAAATGTATTTATCGGTATTGATAGAGCTGGACTTGTAGGTGCTGATGGCGAAACACATCAAGGTGTCTTTGATATAGCTTTTTTAAGACATATACCGAATATTGTGCTCATGATGGCCAAAGACGAAAATGAAGGTCAGCATTTGGTGAATACAGCACTAAAATACAATGATGGACCAATAGCTCTTCGCTATGCTCGTGGAAATGGTATCGGAGTGAAAATGGATGATAACCTGAAGGAAATTCCGATTGGTACTTGGGAAGTCCTAAGAGAAGGAAAAGATGCCGTCATCCTTACTTTTGGAACGACCATTGAAATGGCGATGGAAGCTGCAGATGAATTAGCGAAACAAGGTAAATCGATTCGCGTCATCAATGCACGTTTTATTAAACCGCTTGATGAAAAAATGCTTCATGAAATTTTAAAAGAAGATATTCCAGTTTTAACAATTGAAGAAGCAATATTACAAGGTGGTTTTGGAAGTTCGGTTTTAGAATTTGCACAAGAAAACAGTTATTCACATGCAACAATTTCAAGAATAGGTATTCCAGACCGATTTATTGAACATGGTAGTGTCTCAAAATTACTTGAAGAAATTGGTATGACTACAGAGAATGTTGTAACCTTACTTAATGAACTGGTACCGATAAATGAGAAAAAGGTATTAAGATCATGA
- a CDS encoding polyprenyl synthetase family protein: MMIQLTDFLQTRKQRIEEAMPVYIEKLQAPETLKKAMLYSLEAGGKRLRPILVLAVLHTYKQAEDAGIATACAIEMIHTYSLIHDDLPCMDDDDLRRGKPTNHKVFGEAMAVLAGDGLLTQSFSLIVNDPFSSSEKKLRIISELVLSAGAEGMVGGQVADMEGESKNLTLLELQYIHENKTAKLLSFSIISGAILAGAPEEDIEKLRKYAYHLGIAFQIQDDILDIEGSQEIIGKPIGSDTTNEKTTYPSLLTIQGAKEKLSDHIEQAKEFVDSLSVPAELLIQMCDLIAKRDH; this comes from the coding sequence TTGATGATACAACTTACTGATTTTTTACAGACACGAAAACAGAGAATTGAAGAGGCAATGCCTGTTTATATAGAGAAACTCCAAGCTCCTGAAACGTTGAAAAAAGCGATGCTATATTCATTAGAAGCAGGTGGAAAACGTTTAAGGCCGATTCTAGTTCTAGCTGTGCTTCATACATATAAACAAGCTGAAGATGCTGGAATTGCAACAGCGTGTGCTATTGAAATGATCCACACATATTCTTTAATCCATGATGATTTACCTTGTATGGATGATGATGACCTACGACGAGGAAAGCCGACAAATCATAAAGTTTTTGGAGAAGCCATGGCTGTGTTAGCAGGTGATGGACTCTTGACACAAAGCTTTTCTTTAATAGTAAATGATCCATTTTCTTCTTCAGAAAAAAAACTGCGAATTATATCTGAACTCGTTCTTTCAGCAGGAGCTGAAGGGATGGTTGGAGGACAAGTTGCTGATATGGAAGGTGAATCAAAGAATTTGACTCTACTTGAACTGCAGTATATTCATGAAAACAAAACAGCTAAACTTCTTTCTTTCAGTATTATTTCCGGGGCTATATTAGCAGGTGCACCAGAAGAAGATATCGAAAAACTTCGCAAATATGCGTATCATCTTGGAATTGCTTTTCAAATTCAAGACGATATATTAGATATTGAAGGAAGTCAGGAGATAATTGGTAAACCAATAGGATCTGATACAACAAATGAAAAGACAACATATCCATCGTTGTTAACCATACAAGGCGCAAAAGAAAAACTATCTGATCACATCGAACAAGCTAAAGAATTCGTAGATAGCTTATCTGTTCCAGCAGAATTACTCATTCAGATGTGTGATTTAATTGCAAAGCGAGACCACTAA
- a CDS encoding exodeoxyribonuclease VII small subunit, producing MSKEEQIKDEVSFETAMQQLEDIVGKLEEGDVPLEKAIEYFQKGMELSKLCHDKLQHVEKQMDFILREDGELKPFELQEEERS from the coding sequence ATGAGTAAAGAAGAACAGATAAAAGATGAAGTATCGTTTGAGACTGCAATGCAGCAATTAGAGGATATTGTTGGTAAGCTTGAAGAGGGAGATGTCCCTTTGGAAAAGGCGATTGAATACTTTCAAAAAGGAATGGAGTTATCAAAACTTTGTCATGACAAACTTCAACATGTAGAGAAACAAATGGATTTTATTTTACGAGAAGATGGTGAATTAAAACCATTTGAGCTTCAGGAGGAAGAAAGATCTTGA
- the xseA gene encoding exodeoxyribonuclease VII large subunit, which produces MSEIKYVTVTALTKYIKRKFDVDPHLSDIWIKGEISNFNLHSRGHMYFTLKDENARIQAVMFAGANKSLKFKPENGMKVILRGEISVYEQSGGYQVYVKEMQPDGIGSLYLAYEELKNRLQKEGLFDQTYKKQIPKYPNRVGVITSPTGAAIRDILITINRRYPLAKVILIPALVQGVHAGASVAEAIKKANKLGALDVLIVGRGGGSIEELWAFNEEIVAREIFASQIPIISAVGHETDYTIADFVADLRAPTPTGAAELAVPHISDLMERLLERKNRLKRSMLERISSNKDRLNHYQTSYAFRYPKQLYLQKEQQLDLVVERLQKEGQRLIKYKKDTYSHLQSRLTNVHPKDQMNRSKEAHQALLKKLNREMSSILNIKYAQFNESIAKLNALSPLKVMDRGYSLVYQEGNLIKSINQIDEGQMLKVQLKDGQLDCKVHGVEERSVNE; this is translated from the coding sequence ATGAGTGAGATAAAATATGTAACGGTTACAGCCTTAACAAAGTACATAAAACGGAAATTTGATGTAGATCCGCATTTATCAGATATTTGGATTAAGGGTGAAATTTCTAATTTTAATTTACATAGCAGAGGCCATATGTACTTTACACTAAAGGATGAAAATGCACGTATACAAGCTGTTATGTTCGCTGGAGCAAATAAATCGCTTAAATTTAAACCAGAGAATGGCATGAAGGTGATTCTGCGTGGTGAAATTTCAGTGTACGAACAGAGTGGCGGGTATCAAGTTTACGTGAAAGAAATGCAGCCCGACGGAATCGGGAGTTTATATTTAGCTTATGAAGAATTGAAAAATCGATTGCAAAAAGAGGGCCTTTTTGATCAAACATACAAAAAACAGATTCCGAAATATCCAAACCGTGTCGGTGTCATTACCTCACCTACAGGTGCAGCGATTCGTGATATATTAATAACCATTAATCGGCGTTATCCGCTTGCAAAGGTTATTTTAATACCAGCCCTCGTACAAGGGGTTCATGCTGGTGCATCTGTAGCGGAAGCGATAAAGAAAGCGAATAAGCTGGGAGCACTAGATGTTTTAATTGTTGGTCGAGGTGGAGGTTCAATAGAAGAACTCTGGGCATTTAATGAAGAAATCGTAGCAAGAGAAATTTTTGCTTCGCAAATACCGATTATCTCTGCTGTTGGGCATGAAACTGATTATACAATAGCTGACTTTGTAGCGGATTTACGAGCTCCAACACCAACAGGTGCTGCCGAACTAGCTGTACCCCATATTTCTGACTTAATGGAACGTCTATTGGAACGTAAAAACAGACTAAAAAGATCCATGCTGGAAAGAATATCCTCGAATAAAGATCGATTAAATCATTATCAAACATCATATGCCTTCCGCTATCCTAAACAGCTTTATTTACAGAAGGAACAACAATTGGATCTAGTAGTTGAACGCCTTCAAAAAGAAGGTCAAAGGCTGATCAAATATAAAAAAGATACCTACTCTCATCTACAAAGCCGACTCACAAATGTTCATCCAAAAGATCAAATGAATCGCTCAAAAGAAGCACATCAAGCTTTGTTGAAAAAATTAAATCGAGAAATGAGTTCCATTCTTAATATCAAATATGCGCAATTTAATGAATCAATTGCAAAACTTAATGCACTAAGTCCACTGAAAGTAATGGATAGGGGATATAGCCTCGTATATCAAGAGGGAAATCTAATCAAAAGTATTAATCAAATAGATGAAGGTCAAATGCTTAAAGTCCAACTTAAAGATGGTCAACTTGACTGTAAAGTACATGGAGTAGAGGAGAGATCCGTCAATGAGTAA
- the folD gene encoding bifunctional methylenetetrahydrofolate dehydrogenase/methenyltetrahydrofolate cyclohydrolase FolD → MTATIIDGKQLSQTKRSELAKEVEQIKAKGLLPKLVVILVGDNPASLSYIRGKQKASEEIGVGFKLEHFPAAFTEKELLDVIEHYNNNDEYHGILVQLPLPAHIDETAVVEAISPQKDVDGFHPINIGRMMTGQETFLPCTPAGIVEMIKSVGVEITGKNVVVVGRSNIVGKPVGQLLLNEHATVTYCHSKTKNLASYTKEADILVAAVGRANFIKGNDIKPGAVVIDVGVNRLDTGKLCGDVVFDEAKEVASFLTPVPGGVGPMTITMLAHNTVQSAKQFLSKQNS, encoded by the coding sequence ATGACAGCAACGATTATTGATGGCAAACAATTATCTCAAACAAAACGAAGTGAATTAGCGAAAGAAGTAGAACAAATAAAAGCAAAAGGTTTACTTCCAAAGCTCGTAGTGATCTTAGTTGGCGACAATCCTGCATCTCTTTCTTATATAAGAGGAAAACAAAAAGCATCTGAAGAAATTGGCGTGGGCTTTAAATTAGAACATTTTCCTGCAGCATTTACAGAAAAGGAATTGCTGGATGTAATTGAACACTACAATAACAATGATGAATATCATGGGATCTTAGTTCAACTTCCGCTGCCTGCCCATATTGATGAAACAGCTGTTGTTGAAGCAATTTCACCTCAAAAAGATGTTGATGGTTTTCATCCAATCAATATCGGTCGGATGATGACAGGTCAAGAAACATTTTTACCTTGTACACCAGCAGGAATCGTCGAAATGATAAAATCAGTTGGGGTTGAAATAACCGGGAAAAATGTTGTGGTTGTCGGGAGAAGTAACATTGTCGGTAAACCAGTTGGACAACTATTATTAAATGAACATGCTACAGTCACATACTGTCATTCTAAAACAAAGAATTTAGCCTCATATACGAAAGAAGCTGATATTTTAGTTGCAGCTGTTGGACGTGCAAATTTTATTAAAGGAAATGATATTAAGCCGGGAGCAGTCGTAATTGATGTAGGTGTTAACAGACTTGATACAGGAAAATTATGCGGTGATGTCGTATTTGACGAAGCGAAGGAAGTAGCAAGCTTCTTAACACCTGTTCCAGGCGGTGTAGGTCCTATGACGATTACAATGTTGGCACATAATACTGTACAATCTGCTAAACAATTCCTATCAAAGCAAAATAGCTAA
- the nusB gene encoding transcription antitermination factor NusB → MKRRTAREKALQALFQVNVSNTEPNEAIEHVLEEGTPDTFMNNLVFGTIEHEKELDALISPYLVNWTIDRLANIDKTILRMAAYELKYEQDVPSNVTLDEAVELAKAFGDDHSSKFVNGVLSKIKKHLEG, encoded by the coding sequence ATGAAACGAAGAACAGCAAGAGAAAAGGCACTTCAAGCGTTATTTCAAGTGAATGTAAGCAATACAGAACCAAACGAAGCAATTGAGCACGTACTGGAAGAAGGTACTCCTGACACATTTATGAACAATCTTGTTTTTGGAACAATTGAGCATGAAAAGGAACTAGATGCATTAATATCTCCATATTTGGTTAATTGGACAATTGATCGCTTAGCAAATATTGATAAAACGATCTTGCGTATGGCAGCATATGAATTGAAATATGAACAAGATGTTCCATCTAACGTAACGTTAGATGAAGCTGTTGAATTAGCAAAAGCGTTTGGTGATGATCATTCAAGTAAATTCGTTAATGGAGTCCTCTCTAAAATTAAAAAACACCTGGAGGGTTAA
- a CDS encoding Asp23/Gls24 family envelope stress response protein, which produces MKDTNNVLEMNQENNGLGKVEIAPEVIEVIAGIAASEIEGVASMRGNFAAGVVERLGKKNHGKGVKVELAEEGIIIDVYCVMIFGVSIPTVAQKIQDNIRQALLNMTALEVNEVNIHVVGVQFESKIQEIEVDQEM; this is translated from the coding sequence GTGAAAGATACTAATAATGTTTTAGAGATGAATCAAGAAAACAACGGTTTAGGTAAGGTTGAAATTGCTCCTGAGGTTATTGAAGTCATTGCAGGTATTGCAGCTTCAGAAATTGAAGGTGTAGCATCAATGCGTGGTAACTTTGCAGCTGGTGTCGTCGAACGACTTGGAAAGAAAAATCATGGTAAAGGCGTAAAAGTTGAGCTTGCTGAAGAAGGCATTATCATTGATGTCTACTGTGTCATGATTTTTGGTGTTTCAATTCCAACAGTTGCACAAAAGATTCAAGATAATATCCGTCAAGCATTACTTAATATGACGGCATTAGAGGTCAATGAAGTGAACATACATGTTGTTGGTGTTCAATTTGAGTCAAAAATACAAGAAATTGAAGTTGATCAAGAAATGTAA
- the accC gene encoding acetyl-CoA carboxylase biotin carboxylase subunit: MIKKLLIANRGEIAVRIIRACKELDIETVAVFSEADREALHVQLADEAYCIGPTASKDSYLNFTNIISVAKLTGSEAIHPGYGFLAENADFAELCKECNIIFVGPSAEAISKMGTKDVARETMRLAGVPIVPGSRGIIENIDEAKMLAKDMGYPVIIKATAGGGGKGIRVAADEEALIKGIEITQREAATAFGNPGVYIEKYIEDFRHVEIQVLADSHGNVIHLGERDCSIQRRLQKLLEETPSPALDETIREQMGDAAVKAAAAVSYTGAGTVEFIFDHINKKFYFMEMNTRIQVEHPVTEMVTGIDLIKEQIKVASGEKLSVTQEEVTFNGWAIECRINAENPEKNFMPSAGKINYYLPPGGLGVRVDSAVYPGYTIPPYYDSMIAKLITYGATREEAIARMKRALSEFVIEGISTTIPFHLRLLEHEKFVSGDFNTKFLEMYKVMDS; encoded by the coding sequence ATGATTAAGAAATTACTAATTGCCAATCGAGGAGAAATTGCTGTCCGTATTATACGGGCATGTAAAGAATTAGATATTGAAACAGTTGCTGTATTTTCTGAAGCTGATCGTGAAGCATTACATGTTCAACTTGCTGATGAAGCATACTGTATCGGGCCAACCGCATCAAAAGATAGCTATTTAAACTTCACAAACATTATAAGTGTTGCAAAACTTACAGGTAGTGAAGCGATACATCCTGGATATGGATTTTTAGCAGAAAATGCAGATTTTGCGGAGTTATGTAAAGAATGCAATATTATCTTTGTTGGTCCTAGTGCCGAGGCTATTTCTAAAATGGGAACAAAGGATGTAGCTAGAGAAACAATGCGCCTAGCGGGAGTGCCAATTGTTCCAGGCTCACGTGGAATTATTGAAAATATCGATGAGGCAAAAATGTTGGCAAAAGATATGGGATATCCTGTTATAATAAAGGCAACAGCAGGTGGTGGCGGAAAAGGCATCCGCGTTGCTGCAGATGAAGAAGCATTAATAAAGGGTATTGAAATAACCCAGCGTGAGGCGGCAACTGCATTTGGTAATCCAGGTGTATATATTGAGAAATATATTGAGGATTTCCGCCATGTTGAGATTCAAGTATTAGCAGATTCACATGGGAATGTTATTCATCTTGGTGAGAGAGACTGCTCAATTCAACGAAGACTGCAAAAGTTACTAGAAGAAACACCATCACCAGCATTAGACGAAACAATTCGTGAACAGATGGGGGATGCGGCTGTTAAAGCAGCAGCAGCAGTTTCCTATACTGGAGCTGGAACAGTAGAATTTATTTTCGATCACATTAATAAAAAGTTTTACTTTATGGAAATGAACACACGCATCCAAGTTGAACATCCTGTAACAGAAATGGTAACTGGCATCGACTTAATAAAAGAACAAATTAAGGTCGCTTCCGGTGAAAAATTATCAGTTACCCAAGAAGAAGTAACGTTTAATGGCTGGGCGATTGAATGTCGGATTAATGCAGAAAACCCTGAAAAGAACTTTATGCCGTCAGCAGGGAAAATTAACTACTATTTGCCACCTGGTGGTTTAGGTGTTAGAGTAGACTCAGCGGTATATCCTGGTTATACCATTCCGCCATATTATGATTCAATGATTGCAAAACTTATAACTTATGGTGCGACAAGAGAGGAAGCAATTGCTCGAATGAAGCGGGCATTAAGTGAATTTGTTATAGAAGGAATTTCTACAACAATCCCATTCCATTTAAGACTACTTGAGCATGAAAAATTTGTTTCAGGTGATTTTAATACGAAGTTTCTAGAGATGTACAAGGTCATGGATTCGTAA